In the genome of Anas platyrhynchos isolate ZD024472 breed Pekin duck chromosome 23, IASCAAS_PekinDuck_T2T, whole genome shotgun sequence, one region contains:
- the DOK2 gene encoding docking protein 2 translates to MEEAVVKQGALYLQLQQTFGKKWKKFWGVLYRESSCSTARLELFEGSAPPAAEKLRRGEGSRRLVKLSDCVHVAEASGDPGGCPKDTVPFLLETTDKRYLLAADSSETAGWVLRLCELAFPRSREEQAAGKDGQQGSLRAEGEFSMEENSLYSSRDKAGLGKEFEVTVRATESSERCRLWGRFVLRAGEEALELRDLQAGEILYSWPYRFLRRFGRDKVTFSFEAGRRCASGEGNFEFETRQGNEIFQVIESAIEAQRGRGAEEQRWGIPGEDGPRPRAQNKVPNWTQGHEEPGGDGGTAKCLYAEPCNSLQRGGAGKVPEKGRRQDAPAKAGAESEYAVPFDTIAKSLLGRQLGAMLRGPEEAPDPLYDSIHEASARPPLPRASVPKAEHIYDEPEGLCAHTVYDEPEEVKGEAWRLQAAPEEPSGHEYPYNPQRDDYAVPKRAVPLRQPFVAQGKEWLGDTEYDNVVLQFAKKRNQQ, encoded by the exons atggaggaggcggtggtgaaGCAGGGCGCGCTCtacctgcagctgcagcagactTTTGGGAAG aaatggaagaaattttGGGGCGTTTTATACCGGGAAAGCTCCTGCTCCACCGCCCGCCTGGAGCTTTTCGAGGGCTCGGCGCCGCCGGCGGCCGAGAAGCTGCGGAGGGGCGAGGGCAGCCGGCGGCTGGTGAAGCTGAGCGACTGCGTGCACGTGGCGGAGGCGAGCGGGgaccccgggggctgccccaaAGACACCGTCCCCTTCCTGCTGGAGACCACCGACAAGCGTTACCTGCTGGCTGCTGACAGCTCCGAGACGGCCGGCTGGGTGCTGAGGCTCTGCGAGCTCGCCTTCCCG aggagcagggaggagcaggcagcggGGAAGGACGGGCAGCAGGGCTCGCTGCGCGCCGAGGGCGAGTTCTCCATGGAGGAAAACTCCCTCTACAGCTCCCGGGACAAAG CTGGCTTGGGGAAGGAGTTCGAGGTGACGGTGAGGGCCACCGAGTCCTCCGAGCGCTGCCGCCTCTGGGGCCGGTTCGTTCTGCGAGCAGGGGAGGAAGCCTTGGAGCTGCGGGATCTGCAGGCGGGGGAAATCCTCTACAGCTGGCCCTACCGCTTCCTGCGGCGCTTCGGCCGGGACAAG GTGACCTTCTCCTTCGAGGCCGGCCGGCGCTGCGCCTCCGGCGAGGGCAACTTTGAGTTCGAGACGCGGCAAGGCAACGAGATCTTCCAGGTGATCGAGTCAGCCATCGAggcgcagcggggccggggtgCCGAGGAGCAGCGCTGGGGCATCCCCGGGGAAGATGGCCCGCGGCCACGCGCCCAAAATAAGGTGCCCAACTGGACGCAGGGCCACGAGGAGCCCGGTGGCGACGGCGGCACCGCCAAGTGCCTCTACGCCGAGCCCTGCAACTCGCTCCAGCGGGGTGGTGCCGGGAAGGTACCGgagaagggcaggaggcaggatgCTCCGGCTAAAGCAGGGGCTGAATCCGAATACGCCGTGCCCTTCGACACCATCGCCAAGTCCCTGCTGGGCAGGCAGCTCGGTGCCATGCTCCGTGGCCCCGAGGAGGCTCCGGACCCGCTCTACGACAGCATCCACGAGGCGAGCGCGcggcccccgctgccccgcGCCTCCGTCCCCAAGGCCGAGCACATCTACGATGAGCCCGAGGGGCTGTGCGCCCACACCGTCTACGACGAGCCCGAGGAGGTGAAGGGGGAGGCGTGGAGGCTGCAGGCGGCCCCGGAGGAGCCCTCGGGCCACGAGTACCCCTACAACCCGCAGCGGGACGACTACGCCGTGCCCAAGCGTGCCGTCCCGCTCCGGCAACCCTTCGTGGCGCAGGGCAAGGAGTGGCTCGGGGACACCGAGTACGACAACGTGGTCCTCCAGTTTGCCAAGAAAAGGAACCAGCAGTGA